CGCCAGACCCACAATCTCGCTCCCGAGAACAACGTCGAATTTGCCAGAGGGAGGAGACCTGCCCTCGACGAGCACTCTCTCCAGTCTAATCAGCTCGTCGCTCAGCCTCTCGCTCAGTCTCCACGAGTCGAGCAGCTCTGGACCCCCCGAGGCCGAGAGCTCGTACCATCTATTGAGAGCCCCCTTCTCCGACGAGAGCGCCAGATTGTAGAAGTAGGAGCTCCTGGGCGTGTAGGACCGCACCATCCCCCCATCGCTGTTAACGATTAGTTTCTCCTCTACCCAAACGAGCACGTGCTGATATAGCACGCTGACCTTTACTCTCGAGGCAGAGCTCGAGACGCCGCTCCAGAGCTCCCTCGCGAGAGACGAGAGCTCTTCGCGAGAGACCGCGAGGGGGTCCTTCTTCGGCCTCACCGCGACGTCGGCTCTCCCCAGCCTCTCCCGCGAGAACTCGACGGGTCGTCTGACGTGCGCTGACAGCGCCCTGGCCGAGGAGTAGGCGGCCTCGGCCGCTCTCCTAGCCTCCTCTCTCGTCAGGCGGGAGGTCGACGTAAAGCTCAGGGCTCCGTCGACGATGACTCTGACGGCGAGCCCGAGAAATCTGCGAGCCTCGACTCCCACGAGTGACTCGTTCCTCGCGTGGAGCCCCGTTCCGACGATCGAGTGGACTCTGGCCTCCGCGTAATCCGCCCCGAGCTCGAGGGCTCTCTCCACGGCCAGCTCCGCTAGATCCTCCAAGAGCTTCGACCGCTACGGGGGTAGATCGCTCAAAGATAATAGAGTTTCAATAGCTTATGCTCTGGAGGGAGGGGCGATCGTGCCCGCGGCTCTCGAGGGGAAGCTGAAGGTCGATCGAGCGACTCTAGCCCAAATAGTGAGAGAGCTCAAGACGTGGAAGGCCCCGGCCACCACTCTGCTCTCGCTCTACGTCCCGCCCGGCAGGCCCGTCAGCGACGTGATCTCGTTGCTGAGGCAGGAGCTCAGCATAACGGATAACATAAAGCTCAAGAGGACGAAAGACGCCGTCCAAGCGGCTCTAACCATGGCTCTCGAGAGGCTCTCCATGATTCAGAAGATCCCCGAGAACGGCCTAGCCCTATTCTGCGGGAAAGACTCCGATAACAGGGACGAGATATGCGTAGCCTTCTCCCCGCCCGAGGCCGTTCGCGTCTTCTTCTACAGGACCGATAAGTGGTTCCATACTGAGTTCCTCGAGGACATGTTGGAGGAGAAGGAGCTCTACGGCTTGATAATCGTGGAGAGGGACGAGGCCACGATAGGCCTTCTGGCCGGTAACAGGATAACCGTCCTCGACGAGTTGGCCGACTACATTCCCGGCAAACACAGCAAAGGCGGGCAGAGCCAGAGGAGGTACGACAGAATAATCGAGCAGATGGTCGAGGACTTCTACAAGAAGGTGGCCGAGCGAGCCAAAGAGCTCCTGGAGCCCTACTTAGCGCAGGGGAGGCTGAGAGGCCTGCTGATCGGGGGACCTGGCTACAGTAAGAAGGACTTCGTGAGCGGCGAGTACCTCGACCACAGGCTGAGAGCTCTAGTCCTGCCGACGCTCATCGACGTGGCTTACCAGGGGGAGGTCGGGCTGAGGGAAATGGTGCTGAAGGCCGAGAACGTCATCCAAGGCAACAAGTACGCGCGGATCGTCAACAAGATCGAGGAGCTTAAGGTCCACATGGCGAGAGATGATGGACTGGCCGTCTTCGGGGAGAGCGAGGTCTCGAGCGCGATCGAGAGCAGGGTCCTCGAGACCCTGATCGTGGTCGAGGATCACCCCAAGCTAGAGGAGCTGAAGAGCAAGGCCTCGTCCTCCGGGGCTGAGGTGGTGATAGTACCGAGCAGCATCCCCGAGAACGAGTGGCTCTCGAGAGCCTTCGGGGGGGTCGCTGGCGTGCTCAGACTCAAAGCCCGGGGCGGCTCCTGAGCGGGGACTCTCGAGCTCAGATCTTCTCCTCGAGCGGGACCTCGAGCTTCAAAGTCGTTACGAGCTCCTTGTATCTGTTCCTCACCGTGACTTCGGTCACGCCGGCGACGTTGGCTATCTCCTTCTGAGTCCTCCTCTCGTTCTCGAGCAGGGTAGCCAGGTATATGGCGGCGGCCGCGAGGCCCGCCGGGTCCTTGCCGGCCGTTATGGCGTGCTCCCTAGCGGCCTCGATTATCTCGGCCGCCCTCTTCAGGACCCTACCGCTGAGGCCGAGGAGGCTGCCCATCCTGGGGAGGTAGTCCAGAGGATTGGCGAGAGGTACTCTTATCTGTAGCTCGCGCACCAGAAGCCTGTAGCATCTGGCGACCTCTTTTCTGTTAGACTTCGTGTGGAGGACTATTTCGTCTAAGGAGCGCGGAGCCCTCTTCAATCTGCAGGCCAAATATATCGCCGCGGCGACGACGCTCTCTATGCTCCTCCCCCTCACGAGGCCCCTCTCGACGGCTTTCCTGTAGATTATGGCTGCCTCCTCCTGAACCGACCTAGAGAGCCTGAGCTGATTGGAGAGTCTCTCGAGCTCGTTCATCGCCTGAGCCAGGTTCCTATCGATGCCGCTCTGTATTCTGCTCCTGATCTGCCACTTCCTATACCTGAGGAACTCGAGCCTCGTCTTTGGCTCGAGCCTCCTGCCGGTGGCGTCCCTGTCCCTCCAATCTATCATCGTACTGAGTCCTCTGTCGTGTATCGTGGGCGAGAGGGGGCCGCCCACTCTGCTCCTCTTCTCTTTCTCCTCAGGCGTGAACGCCCTCCACTCAGGGCCCTGCTGGACCAGCCTAGACTCTATGATCTCTCCGGTGGCGGCGCAGATGTATTCTCCTCTCTCTGGGTCGAAGACCACGGCGTCGGGCGGGCACTCCGCTGACTCGCTCTTCTCGGGCCGCTCTTCGGCTCTACTCACGGCTCACCAACCTCTAAGTAGAGCGGGATCGCAACCGCGATGCGAGATAGATTTAAAAGCGGCGTCGTGGCTCCTCGAATAAGCTTTTCGCGTCTTGACTTAAATTCATAATGTAAGTTTTTTATTTATAAAAATTCTATGATTTTCAGATAACAATGATGTTCTCCGGGGGGAAGCCCATCTCCTCCAGGATCTCGCGGACGGCCTGCCTGTGATCTCCCTGAAGCTCTATCCTCCCATCTTTAGCCGTTCCGCCGGTCGCTAGCCTAGACTTTAACTGAGAGGCGAGCTTCTTGAGGCTCAGCTCCCTCTCATCGAGGCCCTCGACGATGGTAACTTCTTTGCCAAACTTCCTCTTCTCGAGCCGAATCTTGATGATCTGCTGCTCTCGAGCTAGCTGCTCGCACAACTCCGGGGGAAGACCCGCGCATATCGCGCCGAGCTCGTCTCCGCTGCCCATTACCCTCTTTTGACCTCTCTCCACGCCCGCTTGCTCAGTTTCTGTTATCGACTCGGATATTTATTTGGCACGGTCCTCGCACTCGAGCGCTCCCCTCTCGTAACTGGACACTATATCGAGGATCTCCTCGGGCGAGCGAGCTCTCGCGCACACCTCCGCCTCGACCTGGTCGTCCCCGTAGAGTATGGGGAGGCCGGCCACGGCGAACGCCTCTCTGTCCCACACGCTGTCTCCAACGAAAGCTAGCTCAGAGCGGTTAGCCCTCATCCTCTCGGCAACCTCCAACAGGACCCTCCCCTTGCCGCCCGCCTCGACCCTCGGAATACCCCCCGGTACCAGGCGACCGCGCGAGTCGAAGACGAGCAGGCTGGAGTGCCACTCGTCGGCTTTGACTCTCTTGGCTATCTTCTCGACGAGGACGCTGACGCCGCAGCTCACTATGACGATCTTCCTCCCCTCAGATCTCAGCCTCTCGATAACGTCGAGGAAGCGTGGATCCACGTCGACCCTCTCGAAGACCTTCTCTAGGTCTCTCCTGCTCGCGGTCCCCCCGCTCGCTTTGAGCCAGAGCAGCGTGGATAAATAGAGCCAGTCGTAGTAATCTATCTCGCCTCTCCGAAACATGAGAGCGAGCTCCTCTGCCTCTCTCAGCACTCCGAACCGAGCGTGGACTAGGTCCCAGCTGTTCTTGTGAGGCACCAAGACTCCGTCCATGTCGAAGGCGACGATCTTCACTTTTCTCGGCGTCGTTGAGCTCAACGCGCGGCTCTGCTCCCTTCAGCTTATAGCCCTCCGCCGCGCTAATAAGCGCTGAATCCGCAATGACGAGCTTGCCCCACGTCGGGGCCGGGCGACCTAGCGGATGAGTGCGCGGCGGCTGTCTGAGCGGCGGTGATGCTCCTTGCGCGCGGCGGCCGTATTGGGAGCCTCCGGGTACGCGGGCGGGGAGCTCCTGAGGCTCCTCGCTCTCCACCCCGAGATCGAGGTGAAGAAGGTCTACTCGAGGACCTACAGCGATAAGCCGGTCTATTATGCTCACCCCCACCTGAAGGGCTTCTACGCCAATCTCAGGTTCGAGAACCCGAGCGGGGGGTCACTCCCAGATGTCGACGTGGTCTTCAACGCCTTGCCGCACGGCGAGGGCATACACATCACGGCCAAGTTCGCCGAGGTCGGCACAATAGTCGTCGACCTCAGCGCGGATTACAGGCTCAAGGACCCCGAGAAATATAAGGTCTGGTACGGCTTCGAGCACCCGTACCCCGACCTGCTTTCCAAGTTCGTCTACGGGCTACCCGAGCTGAATCGAGAGGAACTCCGAGGGGCTAAGCTCATAGCATCGCCCGGCTGCAACTCCACGGCGGCTCTGCTGGCCGCGGCCCCCCTCATCAAAGAGGGGATCGCGGACCTAAGCACTCTGATTATAGATGTCAAGGTGGGGAGCAGCGAGGCGGGCAGGAGGCCCTACGAGGGGAGCCACCACCCGGAGAGGGAGGGCGCCATAAGACCGTACGAGGCCTGGGGGCATAGACACCTCGAGGAGTTCCTCCAAGAGGCGTCGAAGCTCGCCGGAGGGAAGAGGATGAGAGCGTCGCTGATTCCGCACGCCGTCTCCAGCGTGCGGGGGGCGCTCGCGAGCGTCCACTCCTGGCTCGCGGTAGACGTAGACGAGAAGGAGCTGTGGAAAGCCTACGCCAGATTCTACCGGGGATCCCCGTTCATCAGAATAACCTATGCCACCCCTCATAAGCTACCCGACGCTAAGAACGTCGTGGGCAGCAACTTCGCCGACGTGGGCTTCGCCTTGGAGAGTTACACCTCGAGGGTCTCGGGATTCGCCGCCATAGACAACTTAGTCAAGGGGGCCTCGGGTCAGGCCATTCAGGCTCTCAACGTGGCTCTGGGCCTCGACGAGACCGCGGGGCTCGTGCTGCCCCCGGTGAGGCCTGCTTAGGTGAGCTCAGCGTGACGATAGTAGTTAAAGTCGGCGGGAGGGTCCTGAAGAGCAACTTCGAGAGACTCTTAGACTCTCTGGCCGCAGCGTGGAAATCTGGGACCAGGCTTGTCTTCGTTCACGGCGGGGGAGACCAGGTCACCGAGTTCTGCCAGAAGCTGGGCATTCAACCCAGATTCCTGGTCAGTCCCAGCGGCATTAGGAGTAGGTACACAAGCTGGGAAGAGCTCGAAGTCTACCTCATGGTCATGGCCGGCCTCGTCAACAAGAGGCTAGTGGCCGGCTTGCTGGCACGCGGGGTCAAGAGCGTGGGGCTGAGCGGGCTCGACGGAGCGCTCGTGATTGCCGAGAGGAAGAAAAAGCTGATAGCGGTCGACGAGAGGGGCAGGAAGATGTTGGTTGAGGGAGGCTACACGGGCAAGATAACGAGCGCGGACGCCTCGCTCATCGAGCGCCTCCTGGAGCTCGGCCACGTCCCCGTGATCGCGCCAATAGCCTACGGAGACGGCGTCCCCCTCAACGTGGACGGAGACCAGATGGCGGCCAGGCTCGCCGAGGCTCTCAGGACCGAGGCTCTCGTGTTGCTCACAGATGTGCCGGGAGTATTCGTGAACGGCTCCCTCGTCGAGAGGCTCTCGCCCTCCGAGGCCTCGCTGCTCGCCGAACGAGTGGGGCCTGGCATGAATAGGAAGCTCGCTCTGGCGGCCGAAGCCGTCTCGCGCGGCGTGGGCCGAGCCGTCATAGCCAGCGGCCTCACGGAGGACCCCATCGGGGAGGCCTTGAGAGGAGGTGGCACGGTGATTGTCGGAACGGAGCGACTCTAGCCCCCTGAGGCTCGACGAGAAGGACCTGGAGCTGTTGGAACTCCTCAAGAGGAACTCGAGGATCTCTTACAGAGAGCTCGCCGAGAGGCTCGGCGTCAGCAAGACCGCCGTGAAGAAGAGGGTCGATAAGCTCGTCGGCTCGGGCATCATCAAGAGATTCACCATAGAGTACGAGATCGCTCAAAAGGTCAAGGCGGTAGTGCTACTCAAGGTCCTCCCAGGCTACGACGTCCCCGCCGTCGCTAAGAAGATCGCCGAGCTGGACATGGCAGATCAAGTCTACGAGGTGGCCGGAGAGTACGACGTGGTGGTCGTGGCATCGACGCCGAACATTCAGACAATAAATAAGCTCGTGGACTCCCTCAGAAGGACCGAGGGAGTGGCCTCGACTAATACTCTCATCGTTTTGAGAGCTTGGTGAGGCCCGGCTCTCTCGCGCCGCGACTCTCACCGCTCATCGCTCCTCGCGAGCCAGAGGAGAGAGGCCAGAGAGAGGGCCTCGACTAACGCGACATAGAGGAGCAGCGAGGATTCGCGACTCAGGAGGGAAGAGAAGACGAAGCCCCCGGCTGACCACGAAGCCCCCGTCATTAGGCCGAAGGTGCCATAGGCCATCGATCTGTCGCGCGGCTCCACGAGATCCGCGACGGCCGCTCTCATGTTGGTTTCGTAGAGACCCATCACTACCCCCCAGAGGGCTCCGACGACGTAGAGAGAAGCCGAGATCTCCGAGCGAAACATGAAGAGGGGGATCAGAGTGACGAGCAAGGGAGCAGGGGTGAGGCTCTTCAGGCCGAGCTTATCGTACATAATGCCAGCCGGCAGAGCTACTAGCGCGTCGACCGCCATGGCCACGGAGTACGCGAGGGCTATATCAGACGCAGAGGCAAGTTTCTCCGAGGCTATGTACATCGACGCGATGGACCAGTGAATATAGCCAGCCAGAAGCAGAGAGGACGACGCCGTGTAGAGCCAGAACCTCCTCGGGAGGCCTCTGAGGCCAGCGGACGGCGCGGACCCGCGATCCACAGACTTTATCTTGGGATACATCAGTGCGGCCGCGGCGACGAGTCCCACTGACGCCGCGGCCGGCAGCGAGAGGGACAAAAACGCCAGGGAGTAGCCGCCCGCGTTCAAAGCCCGAGAGACCGCCAGGGGACCGGCGAAGGCTCCCACCTGATCTAATACCTCGTGGATCCCAAAGCCCTTGCCCCGCCCAATGCTCGAGGAGACCTCGGCCAGTATCGTCTCTCGAGCCGGGGTTCTGAGCCCCTTGCCCACTCTCTCGGCCAGGTACAACGCCACGGCGATTTCCCACTGACCGGCGAAAGCCAAGAGAGGCACGACGACGAGGTTGACGGCGTAGCCCGCTATCACGATTGCCCAGAGCACAGTCGATGACATGAATGCCGCGGCTACGTAGCCTCCCAAAAATCTCATCGCGTAGCTCAGGAGCTCTCCGCTCCCGACGATAGCTGCCATCAATGGGGCGGCGCCGAGGCTCTCGAGAAACGGCCCGCTGACGGACCTAGCCCCCTCGTAGGCCACGTCGGCCGTTAGCGAGACCAGGCCCAGGAGCAGGAGCACAGCCAGCTCTCTCCTCATCGAGAGCGGCGACCTCCGCGTTCGCGCGAAACGCTTCCCCGACTAAAAACCTGCGTGAGCCTGCCGGTCGAGCAGCGAGCTTCCCGGAGCTTCGAGTCCCGCGGCTAGCTTTTTTGGGTCAATTCGAGCCTACGAACTCTCGGGGCTTGGGGATCGCCGCGCATGTACAGAGACCGCGTGGAGTACTCGGAGAGCGTTCTCGAGATCGCGTGGAGAAGGGGAGACGTCGAGGTCAACGAGTCTAGATCGTCGGCTAGAGCCGTGAGGCTTGCCACAAATAGAGGCTGGGTCATCTGCTCGACGACGAGACCCGTGGCCTGGGACGTCCTAGAAGAAGAGGCCCTCCGTCTAGCGGGGAGCGAGAGAGCGGAGAGCTCGGCCGAGTTGGCCGAAGCCTCCCTCTACGTGGGCAGAGTGATGCTCGGCGAGAGCTCCGCCGATCCCCTGGGCGAGGGCATGAGAGCGGTCGACCTCGCCAGAGCTCTCTTGGAGGAGAAGGGCCTCACCGGCGAGGTTGTGCTAGTGTTCTCGGAGACCGAGAGGAGGTTGGAGCACCCGTCGGGCTCTGCCTCGGAGAGAAAGACCTTGAGCGAGCTCTACGTGTACGCCGACGCCAGGCTCGAGGGGTCTAGGGCCGTGGGCTCAGCTCACGCGGCGGTGCTGGGGCCTCCCTCGAAGATCTCCCCCAAGAGCGTGGAGTCTCTCGTCGAGAAGGCGGCGAGGAGGGCTCTCTGGGGCCTGAGAGCCAAGAAGCTGAGCCCCCTCGAGCGAGGCCCCAAGACCGTGCTATTGATGGGGGAAGCGAGTGCGGCCTTCTTCCACGAGCTCTCTCACCTCCTCGAGGCGGACGTCCCCGAGCATATCGCGCTCGGCACGCTCGTCTCGAGCAAGAGTCTGACCGTGTACGATGACCCCTTCGACCCCGAGAGCCCAGCCTCCGTGTTCTTCGACGACGAGGCCGTGTCGGCGAGGAAGAGGACGTTGGTAGAGGATGGAGTAGCGGTTGGCCTCCTCCACACGAGAGAGACGGCCTCTCTCCACGGCGACGCGCCGGGCTCAGCTCGAGGCCTCTTCCATAGGCCTAAAGCCATGCAATCGACGATAGTAGTCAGCTCCGGGGACAACTGGAGGGAGAGCGAGATAGTCGAGGAGACCAGGAGCGGGCTGCTGATCGATGGAGTCGTGGAGGCCGAGCTCCGCGGAGGCACGGTAAGGCTCGTCCCGGAGGAGGCGTGGATCGTGGCGAAGGGGGAGGTGAGAGAGCCGATCAAGCTGGAGGAGCTCAAGCTCCCCCTGCTCCACTCTCTCACGAGGATAGACGCGGTGGGGAGGGCCGCTTATCTGAGGGCCTCCTACGAGAAGAAGCATTTAGTGGCCGAGAGGGCTCCGTGGGTGAGGACCGTAGCCTACGTGGCCTGACCCTGCTCCAGTGCCCTCAGGTAGTCTAGAACGTCGGTCATCATCACCTTCGCCGTCCTCCAAGCGGGACCGGCGGGGCCCTCTAGGTAAATTATCTCGCCCTCCACCTCGATCGCCACCGCGTTCCTGGCGCCAGAGAGACGAGACATAGGGTCAGCGGCAGGCAGCTCTAAGGGGGTCACCTCGGCTCTCTCCCCCTCGACGTCGATGGAGGCCACGTATTTGACCCTCGCCCCCCGCCTGAGCGCGGCTCTCACCTCATCTTCGTCGACCGAGCTCAGAGGAGTCCTCCGCACTTCTCTCATCGTCATGCGCAGACCCAGCTCGCATCCTACTATGGCGATCTTCGCAGCCGGGTCGAGGCCCTCCAGGTCGATGGCCGGGTCTGGCTCGGTCAGGCCCTCCTGAGCCGCCCTGCTTACTGCGTCACCGTAGCTGAGGCCGCTCTCTATGAGTGTGAGCACGTAGTTGGTCGTCGCATTGAGCACGCCCAGCACGCGAGATACCTCCCTCCCTCTGAGCCCTCTCACGGCGTCGAGCACGGGCGTCCCGGCGGCGACCGTAGCTCTGTAGCCTACAAAGAGCCCCCTCCTCTCCGCTTCCCTTAGGAGACCCCAATAGTCTAGGGCGAGGCCCGTCTTGTCAGCCGTGACGACGCTTACTCCGAGCTCCACGAGGCCGCGATAGATGGAGAGGTTCGGCTCACCCGTCTCGTAGGAGGGGGGCAGAGCCACGAGAGCCAAGTCGACGTTGGCCTCTTCCACCGCGTCCAGCGCGCTCACCCCCGGGGCGAAGGACGGGTGAGCGTCGAGCCTCAGCCCTCGCTCTGAGAGCTCGAGCAATGACCTCAGGTCTCCCTCGCTCTGGACCATTACAGCCCCCCTCGACGAGGAGACCGCGGCCACCTCGACGCGGCCTCGGAAGCGCCGCTCTAGCTCGAGCAGAGCTCTCCGCCCCACTCCTCCGAAGCCGATGAGCGCGACTCTACTGACCAAGGCGCAGAGTTACCTCGGTTGAGGCTCTCGGCTGAGAGCATTATATTGGCGGCGAGCTCGAGCGTAGGAGCGCGCCTAGGCGGAGAGGCGTGGCTCCGTGGAGGACCAACGCAGCGCGAGCTCCGACGAGTTCTCCGAGATAAGGAGAGCGCTCGCGGAGCTCGCGGGGAGCTCGTGGCCTCTGATCTCGAGACACGCGCTCTCGAGACTCAGGAGAGCTCGCCTGCTCCACGCGAGAGCCGCCTGGAGAGTAGAGGTCATCGAGGGGGAGCTCAGGAGCTCTCTGCTCTCTCAGCGTCTCCTCGGGGCGAGGAGGAGAAGAGAGGAGGTCCTCAGATTCGTCAGGATCTCGAGCCGTAGATTGAAATGCACGTGTGAAGACGCGATTTTCACGGCGTCCATAGCTGAGAGAAGGCTCCCTCGAGCGGCCGAGGCGGCGGGCCTCTCGATAGAGATCCCGAGCGGAGCGCTAGCTGGTTACTGCCTCTGCAAACACGTGATCTCGGAGTTGGCCAGAGCGCTGAGGCGCGGCCTGGTGAAGCTCGAGGGCGAGACGCTCGAGACGCTCGCCGTGGCTCTCCTAGCACTCTCGCTCAGATGCGTCGGCGGGGAGGAGGTCGCGAGCGGCATGAGGGGTCTTCTGTCGAGAGGGCTGAGAACGCTGGTCTCGAGAGGGGAGGTCAGGCTCCTCAATTGATGCAGCCCACGGTCTTCAGGTGCTCTCGCACTACGTGAGAGAGAGAGTCCTCGTCGACGGGCCCGGGGATCCTCATCGCCATCCTCCCGTCGACGAACAAGACCGTCTGAGGAACCGATAACACCATCATCTGTTGCGCGATCAGGGGGGCCTCGGCGGCGTTCACCCTGACGAAGGCCGCCCTGCCCTTATATTCCGAAGCCACTCTCGCGAAGACCGGCTCGAAGAAGTAACAGTAGGGGCAGTCGGGCGTGTAGAACGTGACGACAACTACTCTGCATCCCCTCAGGATCCTCCTGAGCTCGCTGGAGCGGGTCGCCTCTATGACGGTCGGCCCGAGAAGCCCCGGAGAGCAGCACTGCTCCTCCAGCTCCTCGAGCTCTCTCGGGGGGCCCGAGAAGGTCTCGCGCGCGAGCCTCTCGAGCAGCTCCTCGAGCTCCCGATCTACGTGCTCGCTCAACCCGCACACCAGCGCTAATGTCACGTAGGGGCTAAGCGAGTTATAAGGCTCTCGGGCTCACCCTCTCCCCGGTGGCTCGATAATGAGCAGCGAAATAGATATCGAGGCGTTCTCGAAGATAGACCTGCGCGTGGGGCTTGTAGAGAGCGCCGAGAGAGTCGAGGGGACCAAGCTCATCAGGCTCACGGTGTACCTCGGCGAGGAGCTCGGGAGGAGGCAGGTCGTGGCTGGGATAGGAGAGTATTACTCGCCCGAGCAACTCGTTGGCAGAAAGGTGATAGTCGTGGCTAACTTGAGACCCAAGAAAATACGCGGGCTCGTCAGCCAGGGCATGATATTGGCCGCGGGGTGTGGCCAAGGCGAGAGGCCCGTGGTGCTCGTGCCAGAGAACGAGGCCGCGGCCAGGCCGGGCTCCAAGGTCTGTTGAGCTCTCGCTGGCATCTCCTCCGCGACTCGCGCCTACGCCCTCGGGTTCCCGCCTCGGCGCGGAAATCGTCGAGACCTCGTCGCCGCTAACGATGAAAAACACTTCACAACCCCTGCTCCCGGATCTCGGCGACTTTATCGCCCCGGGCCTCAACTCGCCCTCTATCCCTTCCTCAGCGGAGCGGCGGCTCTCATCCGAAGCCGCGCAGACGACAGCAAACCCTTCGCGCGGGCCTCCTCGTCGTATCCACCGAGAAGCTATCACTGCGCGTCGAGGGGCTTCGAGCCTCACGCCATAGCCAACTCTCTTGATCGCTTCGACCGCCTCTCGGCTTCAGCCTCGAGGGGTCGCAGCGAACTCCGTCCTCCCCGGTCGCGGGCTCACCGAGGCCTCGGCTCCCGCCTTGCGTAGGCTCAGCCTCGCGCGAGGGCGCACGACGCGTGGTACGTTCCCTTAGCTCAATGAATCTCCCCTCGACCTCAGCAGCATCAGTGCCTCGCTGCCCTTTCTCATCGCGTACTTCTCCGGGCTCTCCTCTCAAAATTCTCGTTTGTAAACGCTCGAGCAAAAGCGGTGGACTCCGCCTCGTACACGGTGTTGTGCGGAGCCCTCGAGGCGTCGGCCTCCATGCCGCAGAAAGGATCGATCTCGACCAAGATCTTTCCTCTCTCGAAGAGCTTCAGCGAGCTTTCATATCTCTGTTATCGCGGTCGAGCCTCAGCTCAGCAGAGAACCCGTGAGAGCTGCGTAGAGGACGACGTAGAGCCGGAGAGCGTAGGAGAGCGAACGAGGCCCCTATTCCTCTCCTGCGCGCGAGCAGCCCGAGGATCAGGCCCGCGACCAAAGCCGCCAGCACCAACGTGACGAGGCCCGAGACGAGGTGGA
The Fervidicoccaceae archaeon genome window above contains:
- the yciH gene encoding stress response translation initiation inhibitor YciH — protein: MERGQKRVMGSGDELGAICAGLPPELCEQLAREQQIIKIRLEKRKFGKEVTIVEGLDERELSLKKLASQLKSRLATGGTAKDGRIELQGDHRQAVREILEEMGFPPENIIVI
- a CDS encoding Lrp/AsnC family transcriptional regulator, with the protein product MSERSDSSPLRLDEKDLELLELLKRNSRISYRELAERLGVSKTAVKKRVDKLVGSGIIKRFTIEYEIAQKVKAVVLLKVLPGYDVPAVAKKIAELDMADQVYEVAGEYDVVVVASTPNIQTINKLVDSLRRTEGVASTNTLIVLRAW
- a CDS encoding HAD-IB family phosphatase → MSSTTPRKVKIVAFDMDGVLVPHKNSWDLVHARFGVLREAEELALMFRRGEIDYYDWLYLSTLLWLKASGGTASRRDLEKVFERVDVDPRFLDVIERLRSEGRKIVIVSCGVSVLVEKIAKRVKADEWHSSLLVFDSRGRLVPGGIPRVEAGGKGRVLLEVAERMRANRSELAFVGDSVWDREAFAVAGLPILYGDDQVEAEVCARARSPEEILDIVSSYERGALECEDRAK
- a CDS encoding MFS transporter, with amino-acid sequence MRRELAVLLLLGLVSLTADVAYEGARSVSGPFLESLGAAPLMAAIVGSGELLSYAMRFLGGYVAAAFMSSTVLWAIVIAGYAVNLVVVPLLAFAGQWEIAVALYLAERVGKGLRTPARETILAEVSSSIGRGKGFGIHEVLDQVGAFAGPLAVSRALNAGGYSLAFLSLSLPAAASVGLVAAAALMYPKIKSVDRGSAPSAGLRGLPRRFWLYTASSSLLLAGYIHWSIASMYIASEKLASASDIALAYSVAMAVDALVALPAGIMYDKLGLKSLTPAPLLVTLIPLFMFRSEISASLYVVGALWGVVMGLYETNMRAAVADLVEPRDRSMAYGTFGLMTGASWSAGGFVFSSLLSRESSLLLYVALVEALSLASLLWLARSDER
- a CDS encoding transcription initiation factor IIB encodes the protein MSRAEERPEKSESAECPPDAVVFDPERGEYICAATGEIIESRLVQQGPEWRAFTPEEKEKRSRVGGPLSPTIHDRGLSTMIDWRDRDATGRRLEPKTRLEFLRYRKWQIRSRIQSGIDRNLAQAMNELERLSNQLRLSRSVQEEAAIIYRKAVERGLVRGRSIESVVAAAIYLACRLKRAPRSLDEIVLHTKSNRKEVARCYRLLVRELQIRVPLANPLDYLPRMGSLLGLSGRVLKRAAEIIEAAREHAITAGKDPAGLAAAAIYLATLLENERRTQKEIANVAGVTEVTVRNRYKELVTTLKLEVPLEEKI
- a CDS encoding TldD/PmbA family protein, with the translated sequence MEDLAELAVERALELGADYAEARVHSIVGTGLHARNESLVGVEARRFLGLAVRVIVDGALSFTSTSRLTREEARRAAEAAYSSARALSAHVRRPVEFSRERLGRADVAVRPKKDPLAVSREELSSLARELWSGVSSSASRVKVSVLYQHVLVWVEEKLIVNSDGGMVRSYTPRSSYFYNLALSSEKGALNRWYELSASGGPELLDSWRLSERLSDELIRLERVLVEGRSPPSGKFDVVLGSEIVGLAVHESCGHPLEADRILGREAAQGGRSYAGRDAIGTRLGGEIVSVVDDPTIPGSNGFYLYDDETVPARKRYLMRRGVIEELLHNRWTGSVFGVGSNGSARSSSHVGEPIIRMANTYMEPGDHSLEELLEGLKEGIYVRSYMEWNIDDRRWTQRYVGLEAYYVRGGELLHPLRNVAMELTTAELYSNIDALGRELEFHAGVCGKGEPSQGVPIWAGGPHARVRGVRVRAFA
- a CDS encoding [LysW]-aminoadipate/[LysW]-glutamate kinase, which gives rise to MTIVVKVGGRVLKSNFERLLDSLAAAWKSGTRLVFVHGGGDQVTEFCQKLGIQPRFLVSPSGIRSRYTSWEELEVYLMVMAGLVNKRLVAGLLARGVKSVGLSGLDGALVIAERKKKLIAVDERGRKMLVEGGYTGKITSADASLIERLLELGHVPVIAPIAYGDGVPLNVDGDQMAARLAEALRTEALVLLTDVPGVFVNGSLVERLSPSEASLLAERVGPGMNRKLALAAEAVSRGVGRAVIASGLTEDPIGEALRGGGTVIVGTERL
- the argC gene encoding N-acetyl-gamma-glutamyl-phosphate reductase; the encoded protein is MRAAAVLGASGYAGGELLRLLALHPEIEVKKVYSRTYSDKPVYYAHPHLKGFYANLRFENPSGGSLPDVDVVFNALPHGEGIHITAKFAEVGTIVVDLSADYRLKDPEKYKVWYGFEHPYPDLLSKFVYGLPELNREELRGAKLIASPGCNSTAALLAAAPLIKEGIADLSTLIIDVKVGSSEAGRRPYEGSHHPEREGAIRPYEAWGHRHLEEFLQEASKLAGGKRMRASLIPHAVSSVRGALASVHSWLAVDVDEKELWKAYARFYRGSPFIRITYATPHKLPDAKNVVGSNFADVGFALESYTSRVSGFAAIDNLVKGASGQAIQALNVALGLDETAGLVLPPVRPA
- the prf1 gene encoding peptide chain release factor aRF-1, with translation MPAALEGKLKVDRATLAQIVRELKTWKAPATTLLSLYVPPGRPVSDVISLLRQELSITDNIKLKRTKDAVQAALTMALERLSMIQKIPENGLALFCGKDSDNRDEICVAFSPPEAVRVFFYRTDKWFHTEFLEDMLEEKELYGLIIVERDEATIGLLAGNRITVLDELADYIPGKHSKGGQSQRRYDRIIEQMVEDFYKKVAERAKELLEPYLAQGRLRGLLIGGPGYSKKDFVSGEYLDHRLRALVLPTLIDVAYQGEVGLREMVLKAENVIQGNKYARIVNKIEELKVHMARDDGLAVFGESEVSSAIESRVLETLIVVEDHPKLEELKSKASSSGAEVVIVPSSIPENEWLSRAFGGVAGVLRLKARGGS